The proteins below are encoded in one region of Kazachstania africana CBS 2517 chromosome 6, complete genome:
- the HBT1 gene encoding Hbt1p (similar to Saccharomyces cerevisiae YNL195C and HBT1 (YDL223C); ancestral locus Anc_2.54): MTAAESRGMDSEVTKQNDTSMKEESKDIQSARNQEKGRAQKSDAADASWFRDVDDRHLSEKEIFTTGFGGAGLSEGVGLSAVGIPGCGRAVERTAQQQAMQATSQDIKEPQDTVRRMSESKMYDDEVMPSGCENTGIPGFMKNAEAVPGEGVAPTAGKARRLHKTWTIPGGEKAAYGAAATGTGAGAMETTGYSTDIRDKGVFGKDLYHQDVTDIHTKGPGIIHDEEHIITPRDKEYGKYAYSDRSTGRGSFDDTSYDIYGRTTGAAIGKQNAGKNVGGFGSGTSGKHAAEHAKDLGQQNIAQTEGSHTPSRHKPDTQDNTGYGKGDGATGFRARDDYGKGTIFGSSGAGWHDDGISQDRSAPTDTQQSPGWSGTTSGIATGAVAGTTGAGVKNTMGANKGTLGTNKGVTEAGKDMNVQNVPGGLDYGGNDMFGELHHGFAQEPGYVPHRQEVKAGPKPFIKGPAVASGLGAGAATATKGIQKRRVQNETGPETNSSGISNSSMQEMRGGSIPIGTYLGGPSIPIRANGAVWQSGQPSKHVDTRSKTSKAEPDWGTRQHIPGSAGFIGFNENANVPLKSKKEAESLVGKHQLSKQYLQKYPSSEHGHYGQQVEPMLKTGPEEAKPFVVQQEFQKKPQSMHPVSQQKPYSSATQGAAIGAAAGSTGTATLGQKEAPRVQHQAWREEKVVTEPRGNYHPREEQHQGQQISQQAPHSQQQEYAKDYSQEHRTLDPGYQQRTKKQGRSRGSREHEELSARRTKSIGSEHADVYASQVGNYPSLVDPNVSTYGAQTQAKPFTKEPLQSKLKGDYTLQGAESGGAYKTLGPGSNASGAGPTDTSAHDAAAYDYNKRLGETEAIPRQYANEEEPTTQEKKPGIINRIRRSISRS, from the coding sequence ATGACAGCTGCCGAGTCTCGTGGAATGGATTCCGAAGTCACTAAGCAGAATGATACTTCAATGAAGGAAGAGAGCAAAGATATCCAGTCAGCTAGAAATCAGGAAAAGGGACGCGCTCAGAAGTCTGATGCTGCAGATGCTTCATGGTTTAGAGATGTGGATGATAGACACCTATctgagaaagaaatatttaccaCTGGGTTCGGTGGAGCTGGCCTTTCTGAGGGAGTTGGTCTTAGTGCTGTGGGTATTCCAGGATGTGGAAGAGCTGTTGAACGTACAGCACAACAACAGGCTATGCAAGCGACATCACAGGACATTAAGGAGCCTCAAGACACTGTTAGAAGAATGTCTGAGTCAAAAATGTACGACGATGAAGTAATGCCTAGTGGTTGTGAAAATACAGGAATACCTGGATTTATGAAGAATGCTGAAGCGGTGCCCGGTGAAGGTGTTGCACCCACTGCTGGTAAAGCAAGACGTTTGCATAAAACATGGACAATTCCTGGCGGTGAAAAGGCGGCCTATGGCGCTGCTGCTACGGGTACTGGTGCAGGAGCCATGGAAACAACTGGTTATAGTACCGATATACGTGATAAAGGTGTTTTTGGTAAAGACCTCTATCACCAAGATGTCACTGATATCCATACAAAGGGACCCGGCATCATCCATGATGAGGAACACATTATAACTCCCCGCGATAAGGAATATGGTAAATACGCATACAGTGATCGTTCTACAGGTAGAGGATCATTTGATGACACTTCATACGACATTTATGGAAGAACCACCGGTGCTGCTATCGGTAAGCAAAATGCAGGTAAAAATGTTGGAGGTTTTGGTTCTGGGACCTCTGGAAAGCATGCAGCTGAGCACGCCAAGGATCTTGGACAACAGAACATTGCCCAAACTGAAGGTTCGCATACTCCATCCAGGCACAAACCTGATACCCAAGATAATACTGGTTATGGCAAAGGAGATGGTGCAACTGGTTTTAGAGCTAGAGATGACTACGGGAAAGGTACTATTTTTGGGTCATCAGGTGCGGGCTGGCACGACGACGGAATTTCACAAGATCGGAGTGCTCCAACTGACACTCAACAATCACCTGGCTGGTCAGGCACTACTTCAGGTATTGCTACCGGTGCAGTGGCTGGCACAACCGGTGCTGGCGTGAAAAATACCATGGGTGCAAATAAAGGTACACTTGGCACTAATAAAGGCGTCACAGAAGCTGGTAAAGACATGAATGTACAAAATGTACCAGGAGGGTTAGATTATGGCGGAAACGACATGTTTGGAGAATTGCACCATGGCTTCGCCCAAGAACCTGGCTATGTGCCACATAGACAAGAGGTTAAAGCTGGACCAAAACCGTTCATCAAAGGGCCCGCCGTCGCTAGTGGCCTTGGTGCTGGAGCAGCTACAGCAACTAAGGGTATCCAGAAAAGAAGAGTTCAAAATGAAACCGGGCCAGAGACTAATTCTAGTGGGATTAGCAACTCCAGCATGCAAGAAATGCGTGGAGGTAGCATCCCTATTGGGACGTATCTTGGAGGACCTTCCATTCCAATTCGAGCAAATGGGGCTGTATGGCAATCAGGACAACCATCTAAGCATGTAGACACAAGAAGTAAAACGTCAAAAGCGGAGCCCGATTGGGGAACCCGTCAACATATCCCTGGGTCAGCTGGATTTATTggtttcaatgaaaatgcaaaTGTGCCCCTCAAGTCTAAAAAGGAAGCAGAAAGCTTGGTTGGTAAGCATCAGCTTTCGAAACAGTATTTGCAGAAATACCCTAGTTCAGAGCACGGGCATTATGGACAACAGGTAGAACCTATGTTAAAAACAGGCccagaagaagcaaaacCATTTGTCGTTCAACAGGAATTCCAGAAAAAACCTCAGAGCATGCATCCAGTCTCTCAACAAAAGCCTTACTCGAGTGCAACACAAGGAGCTGCTATTGGAGCTGCTGCTGGATCTACTGGTACTGCTACGCTTGGTCAAAAGGAAGCACCCCGTGTGCAGCATCAGGCTTGGAGGGAAGAGAAGGTGGTGACAGAGCCTCGTGGCAACTATCATCCTAGGGAAGAACAACATCAAGGTCAACAGATAAGTCAACAAGCACCACATTCTCAGCAACAAGAATATGCGAAAGATTATTCTCAAGAGCATAGGACTCTGGACCCTGGGTATCAACAACGCACGAAGAAGCAAGGTAGATCGAGAGGCTCAAGAGAACATGAGGAGCTCTCTGCTAGAAGAACAAAGAGTATTGGATCAGAACATGCAGATGTGTATGCCTCTCAAGTTGGAAACTATCCAAGCCTAGTTGATCCAAATGTGAGCACCTACGGAGCCCAGACCCAAGCAAAACCCTTTACAAAAGAGCCATTacaatcaaaattgaaggGCGATTATACTTTACAAGGTGCTGAATCAGGTGGCGCCTATAAAACACTTGGCCCTGGTTCCAATGCTTCCGGCGCAGGGCCCACAGACACTTCTGCACACGATGCAGCCGCATACGATTACAATAAACGTCTTGGAGAGACCGAGGCCATCCCTCGACAATACGCCAATGAAGAGGAGCCCACAACACAGGAAAAAAAGCCTGGTATTATCAACAGAATAAGAAGAAGTATATCCAGATCCTAA
- the FMP45 gene encoding Fmp45p (similar to Saccharomyces cerevisiae FMP45 (YDL222C) and YNL194C; ancestral locus Anc_2.55), whose translation MLFKRLVNALMLLLLLGAGLLSFFIILSGARTGGTLKNFYWFQANTQGFNSAPSVTRWYNYDFCGFENNNVGNCSHKAPAKPFSPRDNFGSSPNMPSTFLNNRNTYYYLSRVAWAMLLIGFFFLMLTIIPTLVGIFTIIKGLAIFTTVMSWLAFFFMILAACLYTGCYVKARKAFHNNHRSAKLGAKNFAFIWTTVFLLLLNTIWSTFVSATHKGKKYSQYEEPEVYNTYPPASGDTTQYFKQAYARGATDVTPAPQNVPQQGAQRVAQQVPQTTYARGEAVPATAGTTQKPINQNDGKYFTRVKKDKYQHTTDNEPTREILTTTKEEGVPLTHNA comes from the coding sequence ATGTTATTCAAAAGGTTAGTAAATGCTTTGATGCTATTACTCTTATTAGGTGCTGGTTTATTGagtttttttattattctATCTGGTGCACGTACTGGGGGtactttaaaaaatttttactGGTTTCAAGCAAATACCCAAGGTTTTAATAGTGCGCCAAGTGTTACGAGATGGTACAATTACGACTTTTGtggttttgaaaataataacgTAGGTAATTGTTCCCATAAAGCCCCTGCCAAGCCTTTCTCTCCGAGGGACAATTTCGGTAGTAGTCCTAATATGCCATCTACTTTTCTCAACAACAGGAATACATATTATTACCTATCGAGAGTTGCTTGGGCAATGTTGTTGATTGGattctttttcttaatGTTGACTATCATTCCAACTTTGGTTGGGATCTTTACCATTATTAAAGGACTTGCCATTTTTACCACTGTTATGTCCTGGTTGGCATTCTTCTTCATGATATTAGCTGCCTGTTTATATACAGGTTGCTATGTCAAGGCCAGAAAAGCTTTCCATAACAACCATAGAAGTGCAAAACTTGGTGCCAAGAATTTCGCATTCATCTGGACAACCGTTTTCCTACTTCTCTTAAATACAATTTGGAGTACTTTCGTTTCGGCCACACATAAAGGCAAAAAGTACTCTCAGTATGAGGAACCAGAGGTTTACAATACTTATCCACCAGCCTCTGGAGACACGACACAGTACTTTAAACAAGCATATGCCAGGGGTGCCACCGATGTAACACCTGCTCCACAAAATGTTCCACAACAAGGCGCACAGCGTGTGGCACAACAGGTCCCACAAACAACGTATGCTAGGGGGGAAGCGGTGCCTGCTACAGCTGGCACTACCCAAAAACCTATCAATCAAAACGACGGCAAATATTTCACTAGagtgaaaaaagataagTACCAACACACAACGGATAACGAACCAACACGAGAAATTCTAACTACTACAAAAGAGGAAGGTGTACCATTAACCCACAATGCTTAA
- the CDC13 gene encoding telomere-binding protein CDC13 (similar to Saccharomyces cerevisiae CDC13 (YDL220C); ancestral locus Anc_2.56) has product MSDSAIKWVSSLHELEGQPDKTPIEIQFISVLTSVTSTCNYYLLQLQDFNENNDCYKVKVRFNCSTSCRLARITISLIYHFFDINMYGKITMDIEDMHLRKLCFVKCTATYISSKGKSALYLNDIEPIRLNDAILATKEKDPAGEKLSQLFNDLIRYEESPENEFKFTKLSGSTSELFDFIENLKFNAIKSKLKDTLFSNLLMQRVNDDSQDTFSSQALDSQQPSTIFLTSKNAMASQDLKSTANDSFESCEEVLPMVEEIVPMIEEIESDSNTSACSQPRKKSKLDTQSSSAIVATALDSQSFEPWSLQSLLASTDDSPKTIRCKIAYHTSDCSRLYITEVGSKEINNLNPMVNCLEIHCDFQFSLKESSIAVIEIVRKRWIFLHNNNDNVNVHSYYWGLSKFENGDYRVIDKEVAKPRTSKDPLILFKDLQLKLGEVKYADMMGLLVSCSFEKSSFTSMVFTDFTTNDIEQKYLFDRFIVSFDNKLQTNEGYRVIMYSNQFDQFNRAVKEKLGTEDIREMMKYNEANLTHCGIVCKLSLKIQFYNNKLNLIARAIEPVLFNTFIDRDTEERMALTYIYNSLARFISLQDLEPYSYVYSKCFPIRKSSQGYITMESPNMSDGVEAVPEYDNVRKYANIPRLNSNVINYKIIDENDIATLNMIRNADDMTLFNITAKLIEYDIDDEDFVNLYVTDDLISKKTIDPNRILKIQIFGRDNINYFKGNNQLGIIGRELVDCQLNFKIVRSMVKLNEYTSIVSWCPIECTLEELKYQLELKTRKASSATQEISIKLEESANYAIQPKVEVLR; this is encoded by the coding sequence ATGTCGGATTCAGCAATTAAATGGGTTTCTTCGCTGCATGAATTGGAAGGCCAACCAGATAAGACACCCATCGAGATACAATTCATCTCTGTTTTGACGTCAGTTACTTCTACCTGTAACTACTATCTATTACAATTACAAGATTTCaacgaaaataatgacTGTTATAAAGTTAAAGTTAGATTCAACTGTTCGACCTCGTGTAGGTTAGCTAGAAtaacaatttcattaatctatcatttttttgatataaatatgtATGGGAAGATTACCATGGACATTGAAGACATGCATTTGAGAAAATTATGTTTCGTTAAATGCACAGCTACTTATATTTCAAGTAAGGGGAAGTCAGCTCTGTATCTAAACGATATAGAACCAATCAGGTTGAACGATGCTATTCTGGCAACCAAAGAGAAAGATCCTGCTGGGGAGAAACTCTCGCAATTATTTAATGACTTGATTAGGTACGAAGAGTCAcctgaaaatgaatttaaatttacaaaattaaGTGGATCCACCAGTGAgctttttgatttcataGAAAATCTCAAATTCAACGCAATAAAATCGAAATTAAAGGACACTCTTTTTTCCAACCTTCTGATGCAACGAGTTAACGATGATTCTCAAGACACATTTAGCTCGCAGGCTTTGGATTCACAACAGCCAAGTACAATATTCTTGACTTCAAAGAATGCTATGGCATCTCAGGACTTAAAATCAACTGCAAATGATAGTTTTGAGAGTTGTGAGGAAGTACTACCAATGgttgaagaaatagtaCCAAtgattgaagaaattgagtCTGATTCAAATACATCAGCATGCTCACAACCTCGAAAAAAATCTAAGCTGGACACTCAATCCAGCAGTGCGATTGTAGCTACTGCCTTGGATAGCCAATCCTTTGAACCATGGAGTTTGCAATCACTTTTGGCTAGTACCGATGATAGCCCAAAAACAATCAGATGTAAAATCGCTTATCATACATCTGATTGCTCAAGGTTATATATCACTGAAGTGGGAAGtaaagaaatcaataatttgaacCCAATGGTAAATTGTTTAGAAATTCACTGTGACTTCCAATTCTCATTGAAGGAAAGTTCTATTGCtgtcattgaaattgttagGAAAAGATGGATTTTTTTGCATAATAACAATGATAATGTTAACGTGCATTCCTATTATTGGGGGTTGagtaaatttgaaaatggtgaTTATAGAGTGATTGATAAAGAAGTAGCTAAACCTCGTACAAGTAAGGATCCATTAATCCTGTTTAAGGATTTACAACTGAAACTAGGTGAAGTAAAGTATGCAGACATGATGGGTCTTTTGGTCTCTTGCTCTTTTGAGAAAAGTTCATTTACTTCCATGGTCTTTACAGATTTTACAACTAATGATATTGagcaaaaatatttgttcGACAGGTTCATAGTTTCATTTGATAACAAATTACAAACAAATGAAGGTTATAGAGTAATTATGTATTCGAatcaatttgatcaatttaaTAGAGCagttaaagaaaaattaggTACCGAAGATATTAGAGAAATGATGAAATACAATGAAGCCAATCTAACTCACTGTGGGATTGTGTGTAAATTATCTTTGAAGATCCAGTTTTATAATAACAAATTGAACTTAATTGCTAGGGCTATTGAACCGGTGCTGTTTAACACTTTTATAGACCGTGATACAGAAGAAAGAATGGCCCTCACATACATTTACAACAGTCTAGCACGATTCATTTCTTTACAAGACCTGGAACCTTACTCATATGTGTATTCAAAGTGTTTCCCAATCAGGAAAAGTTCACAAGGATATATTACGATGGAATCGCCAAATATGTCTGATGGAGTTGAAGCAGTTCCAGAATATGATAACGTTAGGAAGTATGCAAATATCCCTAGACTGAACTCTaatgtaataaattataAGATAATCGACGAAAATGACATTGCTACTTTAAACATGATAAGAAATGCAGATGATATGACGTTATTTAATATCACTGCCAAATTGATCGAATATGACATAGATGACGAAGATTTTGTTAACTTATACGTAACGGATGATCTAATATCAAAGAAGACCATAGACCCCAATAGAATTcttaaaattcaaatttttggcAGAGATAAcatcaattatttcaaaggaAACAATCAATTAGGAATAATTGGAAGAGAGCTAGTCGATTGTCAGTTGAACTTTAAGATAGTTAGAAGTATGGTGAAGTTGAATGAATACACAAGTATAGTAAGTTGGTGTCCTATAGAATGTACActagaagaattgaagtACCAACTAGAATTGAAGACGCGGAAGGCGTCTTCAGCAACTCAAGAAATATCTAttaaattagaagaatcAGCGAACTACGCCATACAGCCTAAAGTGGAAGTCCTTCGATAA
- the DTD1 gene encoding D-tyrosyl-tRNA(Tyr) deacylase (similar to Saccharomyces cerevisiae DTD1 (YDL219W); ancestral locus Anc_2.59): MKIVLQKVSQASVVVNSQTISSIKKGYMLLVGISTEDTEEDINKLSNKVLNLRIFEDANGENFWKQNIKDVNGEILSISQFTLLAKTKKGTKPDFHMAQKGHIAKELYDLFLENLQKGLGKDKVQDGEFGAMMNCHLTNEGPITIILDSKQ, translated from the exons ATGAAAATTGTGTTACAAAAAGTGAGCCAAGCCTCTGTCGTGGTGAATTCACAGACAATTTCAAG TATCAAGAAAGGCTATATGCTGCTAGTTGGTATTTCTACAGAAGACACTGAAGAAGACATCAACAAATTGTCGAACAAAGTGTTAAATTTgagaatttttgaagatgctAATGGTGAAAATTTCTGGAAGCAAAATATCAAGGACGTCAACGGTGAAATTTTATCCATTTCACAGTTTACTTTATTAGCGAAGACGAAGAAAGGTACTAAACCTGATTTCCACATGGCTCAGAAGGGACACATTGCTAAGGAATTATATGATTTATTCTTAGAAAATCTACAAAAAGGATTAGGCAAAGATAAGGTTCAAGACGGTGAATTTGGTGCAATGATGAATTGTCACCTAACAAATGAGGGTCCCATTACCATTATACTTGATAGTAAACAATAG
- the KAFR0F00340 gene encoding uncharacterized protein (similar to Saccharomyces cerevisiae YDL218W; ancestral locus Anc_2.61): MNQQGPPQVYEKKRRSSAISYIPNSILRFLQFASTSIVLGLIAFALHSYHNHGSRRANFALAVGAIGVFYCLAVFFLTLIAPQLVLGGIFLIAEIIMTLLFLCGFIVAAKVFGQHSCGTHVVSSYNPAYGSFADFQSTGGQYDPFKGTYTTKSYTNACRSSKASIAFLGLAFVLSAICCILIGIRVLMPIIRDYGSSGIWKSGTSIGAKLQRATGLDLSTRPGRTYGTGYRQDVETAGMPPEEPGVSGMTTQNHRVVDQHTLSTGESTTNTYNQEKYNEPQGVPNRRVESGNTAVNTGINTARGPNTAVVD; the protein is encoded by the coding sequence ATGAATCAACAAGGTCCACCACAAGTTTACGAAAAAAAACGTAGAAGCAGTGCTATCTCATATATTCCAAACTCTATTCTCAGATTCCTTCAGTTTGCTTCCACTTCCATAGTATTGGGTTTGATTGCATTTGCACTTCATTCCTATCACAACCATGGTAGTCGTAGAGCAAATTTTGCTCTAGCTGTAGGTGCTATTGGAGTTTTCTACTGTTTAGCAGTGTTCTTCTTAACGTTGATAGCTCCCCAATTAGTATTGGGTGGTATCTTTTTAATTGCTGAGATAATCATGACACTTCTATTTTTATGTGGCTTTATTGTTGCAGCTAAAGTATTTGGTCAGCACTCCTGTGGCACACATGTTGTCTCCAGTTATAATCCAGCGTATGGATCCTTCGCTGATTTCCAGAGTACTGGTGGTCAATATGATCCATTCAAGGGCACTTACACCACGAAGAGCTACACTAATGCTTGCAGATCCTCTAAGGCTTCGATTGCATTCCTGGGGTTAGCCTTTGTACTTTCAGCGATTTGCTGTATTTTAATCGGTATCAGAGTGCTGATGCCAATCATTAGGGATTATGGTTCAAGTGGTATTTGGAAGAGTGGTACTTCCATTGGAGCAAAACTACAACGTGCAACAGGTCTGGACTTGTCTACTAGACCAGGCAGAACATACGGTACTGGTTACAGACAGGATGTCGAAACTGCTGGTATGCCTCCTGAGGAGCCCGGTGTTTCTGGTATGACCACTCAGAATCACCGTGTGGTTGACCAACACACACTATCTACTGGTGAATCAACAACTAATACATataatcaagaaaaatacaaCGAGCCACAAGGCGTTCCAAACAGAAGAGTTGAGAGCGGCAACACCGCAGTTAACACAGGAATCAATACTGCCCGCGGTCCCAACACAGCTGTTGTTGATTAA
- the TIM22 gene encoding translocation channel protein TIM22 (similar to Saccharomyces cerevisiae TIM22 (YDL217C); ancestral locus Anc_2.65), which yields MVYQGFGLDLVRPPAGTNVAFSQLSPEDQAERGAQAMMNFMTSCPGKAALSGVTGFALGGVFGLFMSSMAYDSPIHLPQAGVNPMDKIAELPFKQQMKLQFSDMGKKSYSSAKNFGYLGLIYAGVECVVESTRAKNDIYNGITAGCITGGGLAYNGGPQAALFGCAGFALFSAAIDLYLRSEDGRPPPNDFKE from the coding sequence ATGGTATATCAGGGATTTGGGCTGGACTTAGTGAGGCCTCCGGCAGGTACAAATGTAGCGTTTTCGCAATTGTCACCGGAAGACCAGGCTGAAAGAGGCGCTCAAgcaatgatgaattttatGACTTCATGTCCTGGGAAAGCAGCGCTCAGTGGGGTCACTGGTTTTGCTCTGGGTGGTGTCTTTGGTCTATTTATGTCATCAATGGCGTATGATTCTCCTATACATCTGCCACAGGCTGGTGTAAATCCAATGGATAAAATTGCAGAGCTCCCTTTCAAGcaacaaatgaaattgcAATTCTCTGATATGGGTAAAAAATCATACTCTAGTGCCAAGAATTTTGGTTATTTGGGTTTGATATATGCTGGAGTTGAATGTGTTGTCGAATCAACGAGGGCCAAAAATGACATTTACAACGGTATTACAGCTGGATGTATCACTGGTGGCGGGCTTGCGTACAATGGCGGTCCACAAGCAGCTCTTTTTGGTTGTGCAGGGTTTGCACTATTTTCTGCTGCAATTGACCTGTACCTTAGGAGTGAAGATGGTAGACCGCCTCCTAATGATTTTAAAGAATAg
- the RRI1 gene encoding COP9 signalosome catalytic subunit RRI1 (similar to Saccharomyces cerevisiae RRI1 (YDL216C); ancestral locus Anc_2.67) — protein sequence MSLPTKSVAELNRFLKEEYIQEQRENEFFDHINGLRTTKSILRPSLSASASTDDLSENVPLIFDPNQDEIIRECNNYKQNEREKLEVDAQYYDSVLISKLACEQILNHSIEGNRIEVMGMLLGMTVASQFIIFDSFKLPVQGTETRVNAQSESYEYMVQYVSEFAQKNNNIVGWYHSHPDYNCWLSNIDMTTQDLNQSYQDPYLAIVVDPIKSLKEKKICMGAFRTIKENDVLQSYQLPLYVFDSALNKLVDETTLNLKISNINLNGEYLLLKNLLDNMKQVSNYNELVEEDVQNLRSRTSERNNKFRIYDSPRENPRNKDASAHIPLLDRGHRNKSTSSLLHLMSSGNEESDIDMERDSSSGIEFDLGSASSSLYTVMDAPGPTTTSSLSHFPQLPVQNTRRTDVAQRDLENNLLSGTERSNMESETHVIDYEKHSLKNNHSGTINNVTMALQKGQLRSNYISSKQALFRLKIEEYKKLRFYKDAFTL from the coding sequence ATGTCTCTTCCAACAAAATCTGTGGCTGAATTGAAcagatttttgaaagaagaatatatacAAGAGCAACGAGagaatgaattttttgatcatATAAATGGACTAAGGACAACTAAGAGCATACTAAGACCAAGTTTGTCTGCATCTGCATCAACAGACGATCTTTCGGAAAATGTTCCCCTTATATTTGATCCGAATCAAGATGAGATTATCAGAGAATGTAATAATTACAAGCAGAATGAACGAGAAAAGCTGGAAGTAGACGCACAATATTATGATAGTGTATTGATATCAAAACTGGCCTGTGAACAAATATTGAATCACTCCATCGAAGGTAATCGAATTGAAGTTATGGGTATGTTACTGGGCATGACGGTAGCTTCACAATTTATCATATTTGACAGTTTTAAATTACCAGTTCAAGGCACAGAAACAAGAGTTAATGCTCAGTCTGAATCATATGAATACATGGTACAGTATGTAAGTGAGTTTGcccaaaaaaataacaatattGTGGGCTGGTATCATTCTCATCCAGATTACAACTGTTGGCTGAGTAATATTGATATGACAACGCAGGATTTAAATCAGTCCTATCAAGATCCATATTTAGCAATAGTTGTGGATCCTATAAAAAGCTTAaaggagaagaaaatttgcaTGGGCGCATTCAGAACTATAAAGGAAAATGATGTACTACAATCTTACCAACTACCCTTGTATGTTTTTGATTCTGCTTTAAATAAACTGGTAGATGAAACTACActtaatttgaaaatatcaaacaTCAATTTAAATGGTGAATATCTTTTACTGAAGAACTTACTTGATAATATGAAACAGGTTAGTAACTACAATGAGCTGGTAGAAGAAGATGTCCAAAATCTGAGGTCCAGGACATCTGAGcgaaataataaatttagGATATATGATTCCCCCAGGGAAAACCCCAGGAATAAAGATGCCAGTGCACATATACCTCTATTAGACCGAGGTCACAGAAATAAAAGTACAAGTTCCCTGCTCCACTTGATGTCCAGTGGGAACGAAGAAAGTGATATCGATATGGAAAGAGATAGTTCGAGTGGCATTGAATTTGACCTTGGCAGCGCTTCAAGTAGCCTATATACCGTGATGGATGCACCTGGACCAACGACAACATCCAGCCTGTCACATTTTCCTCAGCTACCCGTGCAAAACACAAGAAGAACTGATGTTGCCCAAAGAGATTTAGAAAACAACCTGCTCAGCGGCACTGAACGATCTAATATGGAGAGTGAGACTCATGTTATAGACTATGAAAAACATTCTTTGAAGAACAATCATTCTGGAACTATTAACAATGTGACTATGGCTTTACAGAAGGGGCAACTTCGATCGAACTACATCAGCAGTAAACAAGCTCTCTTTCGCctcaaaattgaagaatataaaaaattaaggTTTTACAAGGATGCGTTTACTTTATAA